A stretch of the Sulfurospirillum sp. UCH001 genome encodes the following:
- a CDS encoding Crp/Fnr family transcriptional regulator, whose product MANDPLTLVSSLPLFDSLQREDIEKIASFCSVRHHKAGDVLFYEKDTKDAIYYIIQGSVKFYKVDRFDNEIFLYKLYSNSLIFNVSKLIDSFFISCYANAEFLEDSTILCIQSQPFREMIYANHRLMTKILEESFKMIQQMQCIISRDVVFDGTAKVAHMLVNELDTFNKLKKHEIAYMLHIQPETLSRILNKLTRNGTIEIEKNSVVILNIQELKDIYE is encoded by the coding sequence ATGGCAAACGATCCTTTAACATTAGTTTCTTCATTGCCACTGTTTGATTCACTTCAACGTGAAGACATCGAAAAAATAGCCTCATTTTGCAGCGTGCGTCATCATAAAGCGGGTGACGTACTCTTTTATGAAAAAGACACCAAAGACGCGATTTACTACATTATTCAAGGTTCGGTCAAATTTTATAAGGTTGATCGTTTTGATAATGAAATTTTCCTCTATAAACTCTACTCAAACTCACTTATTTTTAACGTCTCCAAATTGATTGATAGCTTTTTTATCAGCTGTTATGCCAATGCGGAATTTTTAGAGGATAGCACAATTTTATGCATTCAAAGTCAGCCATTTCGCGAGATGATTTATGCAAATCACCGTTTGATGACAAAGATTTTAGAAGAGTCATTTAAGATGATACAACAGATGCAGTGTATCATCAGTCGTGACGTCGTGTTTGATGGAACGGCAAAAGTGGCTCATATGCTTGTTAATGAACTTGATACATTTAATAAACTCAAAAAACATGAAATTGCGTATATGTTGCACATTCAACCTGAAACACTTTCACGTATTTTAAATAAACTGACTCGTAATGGAACGATTGAGATTGAAAAAAACAGCGTTGTGATCTTGAATATTCAAGAGCTCAAAGATATTTATGAATAA
- a CDS encoding type IV pili methyl-accepting chemotaxis transducer N-terminal domain-containing protein yields the protein MKPTAISAKMRLAGGLLSFVIIFIISLTVMMNQMSKKDSYIINIAGKQRMLSQKMSKEVFFIVHRHTNDFRELNTAVNLFENSLKDLLYGNDAKGIYAPQNERIKSKLEEVMSLWLPFREEIEALKSGIEAVRPDMEVLTPRIEKLLVLSDNVVQRMVAANLSNVHIDLSGRQRMLSQRMGLYVNRYLRTSNAQDLLVFADAKALYNKTIKSFLDDPAVKSSPEVYAIVKETNAYWEEYILYLDHIMKEESEINKHLAFVYEKNVQLLNAMDEAVWLYTDHSEAKNDMFLKFQYIALLVGLIIIVYAFVMTKEIIEHLEGFVQKAKELAHGDISSFSAKPVTLSENSEDELKEASTHISLFVQKVNLAMKDSEDALKKAENAVSQLQQLALEVEDVIEDMGIDENEKKTFDRNVNATEDIAIQSAENLIHVNRMLQKLKKSLNSMVESNQLEEKKGE from the coding sequence ATGAAACCAACCGCTATTAGTGCAAAGATGCGCCTCGCTGGGGGATTGTTGTCGTTTGTCATTATATTTATCATCTCTTTAACCGTTATGATGAATCAAATGAGTAAAAAAGACTCTTACATCATTAACATTGCGGGTAAGCAGCGTATGCTCTCTCAAAAGATGAGCAAGGAAGTTTTCTTCATCGTACACCGACATACGAATGACTTTCGTGAACTCAATACGGCTGTGAACCTTTTTGAAAATAGCCTCAAAGATCTTTTGTATGGCAATGATGCCAAAGGCATTTATGCTCCACAAAATGAGCGTATTAAAAGCAAACTTGAAGAGGTCATGAGCCTTTGGTTACCATTTCGTGAAGAGATTGAAGCTTTAAAATCTGGCATTGAAGCAGTACGCCCTGATATGGAAGTCTTAACACCTCGCATCGAGAAGTTGTTGGTACTCTCCGATAATGTTGTTCAACGTATGGTTGCTGCAAATTTAAGTAATGTGCATATCGACCTTTCTGGTCGTCAACGTATGCTTTCTCAACGTATGGGTCTCTATGTTAACCGTTATTTGCGCACATCAAACGCACAGGATTTACTTGTTTTTGCAGATGCGAAGGCTTTGTATAACAAAACGATAAAAAGCTTTTTAGATGATCCTGCAGTAAAGAGCTCTCCTGAGGTATATGCTATTGTTAAAGAGACTAATGCCTACTGGGAAGAGTACATCCTTTATTTAGACCATATCATGAAAGAAGAGAGCGAAATCAATAAGCACTTGGCATTTGTGTATGAAAAAAACGTCCAACTGCTTAATGCGATGGATGAAGCCGTCTGGCTCTATACCGATCACAGTGAAGCTAAAAACGATATGTTCCTCAAATTCCAATATATCGCGCTTTTGGTTGGACTTATCATCATTGTCTATGCGTTTGTGATGACCAAAGAGATTATCGAGCATTTAGAAGGATTTGTTCAAAAAGCCAAAGAGCTTGCTCATGGTGACATCAGTAGTTTTTCTGCCAAGCCTGTCACACTCTCTGAAAACAGTGAAGATGAACTCAAAGAAGCTTCTACACACATCTCACTCTTTGTTCAAAAAGTCAATCTTGCGATGAAAGACTCAGAAGATGCCCTTAAAAAAGCTGAAAATGCAGTTTCTCAGCTGCAACAACTTGCTCTTGAAGTTGAAGATGTTATCGAAGATATGGGCATTGATGAGAATGAAAAGAAGACATTTGATAGAAATGTCAATGCCACGGAAGATATCGCCATTCAATCGGCTGAAAATCTCATTCATGTCAACCGTATGCTTCAGAAATTGAAAAAAAGTCTCAATTCGATGGTTGAGAGTAATCAATTGGAAGAAAAAAAAGGCGAGTAA
- a CDS encoding alpha/beta hydrolase: MKKVYIIHGYYASPHEHWFPWFVEKVQAGYGINIEVLRMPTPESPHVDAWLEKLHSKIGTPNNQTFIIAHSLGCIALLRYLESLQESFSLGGMILVSPFDKPLEIFPHLNDFVDVTPNYAKITRSVLQKYTVFSDNDMYIPASISKNVGINLDSALYEIPRGGHFLGIEGFETFPELYEIFRQMMNKSV; this comes from the coding sequence ATGAAAAAAGTATATATTATTCATGGCTATTACGCTTCGCCACATGAACACTGGTTTCCATGGTTTGTTGAAAAAGTCCAAGCAGGATATGGCATAAATATAGAAGTGTTACGTATGCCAACCCCTGAATCTCCGCATGTTGATGCATGGCTTGAAAAATTGCACAGCAAAATTGGAACACCCAACAATCAAACATTTATTATCGCGCATAGTTTAGGATGTATAGCGCTTTTACGCTACTTAGAGAGTTTGCAGGAGAGTTTCTCGCTTGGAGGGATGATTCTGGTCTCGCCTTTTGATAAACCCCTTGAAATCTTTCCTCATCTTAATGACTTTGTTGATGTTACACCTAATTATGCAAAGATAACTCGCAGTGTCTTGCAAAAATATACAGTTTTCTCCGATAATGACATGTACATACCTGCGTCCATCAGTAAAAATGTAGGTATTAATCTCGATAGCGCACTCTATGAAATCCCTCGAGGAGGGCATTTCTTAGGCATTGAAGGATTCGAGACATTTCCTGAACTGTACGAGATTTTTAGACAAATGATGAACAAGTCTGTTTAA
- a CDS encoding LrgB family protein produces MNTDALIAYVTSTPLTWIIITISAYKIGILVYEKSGKHSLLQPIVIAYLIMLPILILAKIPYKQYFESVSILHFFLGPATVALALPLYKNLKLIRAYFLPITVTLFAGGTFTILSAVGILWLFDASKITMLSMTTKSVTAPITLITAQDIGAVPSLAMGFVVLTGLLGALFGTFVFKVLKIKHDAAKGFTLGLISHAIGIARSLEISENAAAFAALAMGLVGVFTAVLLPIVIGFL; encoded by the coding sequence ATGAATACTGACGCACTGATAGCATATGTAACAAGTACCCCATTAACGTGGATTATTATCACCATTAGTGCTTATAAAATAGGCATCCTCGTTTATGAAAAAAGTGGCAAGCACTCTTTGCTGCAGCCTATTGTGATCGCATATCTTATTATGTTGCCTATTCTCATTCTTGCAAAAATCCCGTACAAACAGTATTTTGAGTCAGTCTCTATTTTGCACTTTTTTCTAGGACCTGCTACAGTAGCACTAGCACTTCCTCTGTATAAAAATCTCAAGTTGATTCGTGCTTATTTTCTTCCTATTACCGTTACGCTTTTTGCGGGTGGAACATTTACAATTCTTAGTGCTGTTGGGATCTTATGGCTTTTTGACGCTTCAAAAATCACGATGCTCTCTATGACAACAAAGTCTGTTACAGCACCTATTACGCTCATAACCGCGCAAGACATTGGAGCCGTTCCTTCATTAGCGATGGGATTTGTTGTTCTAACAGGACTTTTGGGCGCGCTTTTTGGAACATTTGTATTTAAAGTTCTAAAAATCAAACATGACGCGGCAAAAGGATTTACACTCGGACTTATTTCGCATGCGATTGGCATCGCTCGTTCTCTTGAAATCAGTGAAAATGCAGCCGCATTCGCTGCTTTAGCGATGGGTTTGGTCGGTGTCTTTACGGCTGTTTTATTGCCAATTGTGATTGGTTTTTTATAG
- a CDS encoding CidA/LrgA family protein encodes MLHGILTLLLFQFVGECITKLFELKVPGAIIGMVLLLLFLIVRKGSFHALDTSVFWLLRYLPLFIIPAAAGIITQVDTITNELVAILTSLVVGTFIALAFSAKLIDVLISRKERE; translated from the coding sequence ATGTTACACGGTATATTGACCCTTTTACTTTTCCAATTTGTGGGAGAGTGCATTACAAAACTTTTTGAGCTAAAAGTCCCTGGCGCTATCATCGGGATGGTCTTACTTTTACTCTTTTTGATTGTTCGAAAAGGTAGTTTTCATGCACTCGACACCTCTGTTTTTTGGTTATTGCGCTATTTACCGCTTTTCATCATTCCAGCCGCCGCAGGCATCATCACACAAGTTGATACGATTACCAATGAACTTGTTGCCATACTTACTTCATTAGTTGTTGGAACATTTATAGCCCTTGCTTTTAGTGCAAAACTCATCGATGTTTTAATTTCAAGAAAGGAGAGAGAATGA
- a CDS encoding TIGR04283 family arsenosugar biosynthesis glycosyltransferase, producing the protein MRQNALIVFMKAPLPGRVKTRLANSIGVQAATTFYRLMCEQLLNLTMPQNCDVIIAYDDEEKTALPSYVEGKTLFYQTGDGLGKRMQNAFKTVFEQGYTNAILIGSDIPEIDEGIITEAFSLLLQNDAILSPTHDGGYYLIGFKKETFCKAAFEGIMYSQKDVYANTLFKLSHLHVAQGALLRDIDTLEDLRAYLSTASHTPLYDFAKQALEKQPHISVVIPVYHEDETLLHTIAHLRTMAYAQNYEIIVVDTHAITTVHRLKLENVHLTYAKKGRANQMNEGALRASGEVLLFLHADTRLPYHWDRWIIQALEKHKAGAFSLAIDDTHLFLRCIEIMANLRTSITHIPYGDQAHFFQTSFFKTLRGYKNIPLMEDVEMMKRIKHHREKVALLKPKVLTSARRWHKEGIFYTTLRNRVLSLLYAIGISPEKLIHHYKTHRN; encoded by the coding sequence ATGCGACAAAATGCACTGATTGTTTTTATGAAAGCACCCTTGCCTGGTCGTGTCAAAACACGCCTTGCAAACAGCATTGGTGTTCAAGCGGCGACCACATTCTACCGTTTGATGTGCGAACAGCTTTTAAATCTTACAATGCCCCAAAACTGTGATGTCATCATTGCTTATGATGATGAAGAAAAGACTGCTTTGCCCTCTTACGTGGAAGGAAAAACGCTTTTTTATCAAACAGGTGATGGATTGGGTAAGCGTATGCAAAATGCCTTCAAAACAGTATTTGAACAAGGGTATACAAACGCTATCCTTATAGGCTCTGATATTCCAGAAATCGATGAAGGTATTATTACAGAAGCCTTTAGTTTGCTTCTTCAAAACGATGCCATCCTAAGTCCAACACACGATGGCGGATACTATCTTATCGGCTTCAAAAAGGAGACTTTTTGCAAAGCTGCATTTGAGGGGATCATGTATAGCCAAAAAGATGTGTATGCCAACACTCTTTTCAAACTTTCACATCTCCATGTAGCGCAAGGCGCTCTACTTCGTGATATCGATACGCTAGAAGATCTTCGTGCGTACTTAAGCACAGCGTCTCACACTCCTTTGTATGATTTTGCCAAACAAGCACTAGAGAAACAACCTCACATTAGTGTGGTGATTCCTGTGTACCATGAAGATGAGACCTTGTTGCATACTATAGCGCATTTAAGAACTATGGCATACGCCCAAAATTATGAAATCATTGTAGTAGATACGCATGCGATCACGACAGTACACCGTTTGAAACTTGAAAATGTACACCTTACTTACGCAAAAAAAGGCAGAGCCAACCAAATGAATGAAGGAGCGCTAAGAGCATCAGGAGAAGTACTGCTTTTTTTGCATGCTGACACACGCCTTCCGTATCATTGGGATCGATGGATAATACAGGCGTTAGAAAAACATAAAGCAGGAGCCTTTTCACTGGCTATTGATGACACGCATCTTTTTCTTCGATGCATTGAGATCATGGCAAATCTTCGCACATCAATTACTCATATTCCGTATGGTGACCAAGCACATTTTTTTCAAACTTCTTTTTTCAAAACGCTTCGTGGCTATAAAAACATCCCTTTAATGGAAGATGTAGAGATGATGAAGCGCATCAAACATCATCGTGAAAAAGTTGCTTTATTAAAACCAAAAGTTCTCACTTCGGCACGAAGATGGCATAAAGAAGGCATTTTTTACACGACACTTCGCAACCGTGTTTTAAGCTTACTCTACGCCATAGGTATTTCACCAGAAAAATTAATTCATCACTATAAAACGCATCGCAACTAA
- a CDS encoding phosphotransferase, which translates to MKTKNDIIRYIDKTTHLKAFFKNETLHVEEIGDGNLNFIFRISDDSGTSLILKYAAPYLRLLGEDFPLPQERICVEMHTLSYFKNIAPSLIPEIYHCDEEAFCFAMEDLSSYKLLQSAQLSQFISLSLYAKLGTFLATLYTKTPPPKHEIHYYENATLKRISEEYIFIFPYIENHPALLCPSYFTPKAKSTHFMQNIAHLLKLFQEEKECLIHGDLHTGSVMIKNESLAIIDAEFSLFAPLGFDIGTLLAHILFGEIYNCFESKPIQFQPIVRSLWKAFEKGIAIVPEHILQQSVGFCGAELSRRLVVPAKAKPLEAIATLEAKEKAYKVCEQLSIEMIERFFEMKSLEDFISLVEKHLCDKMH; encoded by the coding sequence GTGAAAACGAAAAACGACATTATTCGCTATATCGACAAGACAACTCATTTAAAAGCTTTTTTTAAAAACGAAACCCTCCATGTAGAAGAGATAGGAGATGGTAACTTAAACTTTATCTTTCGTATTAGTGATGACAGCGGAACTTCATTGATTCTCAAATACGCTGCGCCCTATCTTAGGCTACTTGGTGAAGATTTTCCTCTACCACAAGAGCGTATTTGTGTGGAAATGCATACACTCTCTTATTTTAAAAATATCGCACCTTCATTGATTCCTGAGATTTATCATTGTGATGAAGAGGCATTTTGTTTTGCGATGGAAGATCTTAGCAGCTATAAACTTTTGCAAAGTGCACAGTTGTCGCAGTTTATTTCGCTTTCACTTTACGCCAAACTTGGTACATTTCTAGCGACACTCTACACCAAAACACCACCGCCAAAACACGAGATACACTACTATGAAAATGCTACATTGAAACGTATTAGTGAAGAGTATATTTTCATTTTTCCTTATATTGAAAATCACCCTGCCCTGCTGTGTCCTTCGTACTTTACACCTAAAGCTAAAAGTACACACTTTATGCAAAATATCGCACACCTTCTTAAGCTCTTCCAAGAAGAGAAAGAGTGTTTAATTCATGGTGATTTGCACACAGGCTCCGTGATGATTAAGAATGAAAGCCTCGCTATTATTGATGCAGAATTTTCCCTTTTCGCCCCTTTAGGATTTGACATAGGAACTCTGCTGGCACACATTCTTTTTGGTGAAATTTATAACTGTTTTGAGAGCAAGCCCATTCAGTTTCAGCCTATTGTCCGCTCACTCTGGAAAGCTTTTGAAAAAGGTATCGCGATTGTACCTGAGCACATTTTGCAACAAAGTGTTGGTTTTTGCGGTGCAGAGCTTTCGCGCCGCTTGGTTGTACCCGCAAAGGCTAAACCACTTGAAGCCATAGCCACATTGGAAGCAAAAGAAAAAGCCTACAAAGTCTGTGAACAACTAAGCATTGAGATGATTGAACGCTTTTTCGAGATGAAAAGTTTAGAAGATTTTATAAGCCTTGTTGAGAAGCATTTATGCGACAAAATGCACTGA
- a CDS encoding rhodanese-like domain-containing protein has product MKLFSLLTVPIVALLLIGCGGSVKPNPKYNYITADETAKLIRENATSIVLVDIQEKGDFEEEHLKGAQPTYAYPVKTDAEKARLAELIPNIKPDQKVIIICPKGGGGADRAYDFYLEKGLKKEQLFTLKGGQYEWPRDRIKDVLAK; this is encoded by the coding sequence ATGAAACTTTTTTCATTGTTAACAGTACCCATTGTGGCATTATTGCTCATTGGATGTGGTGGGAGTGTAAAACCAAATCCCAAATACAACTACATTACAGCAGATGAAACAGCGAAGTTGATACGCGAAAATGCAACGTCTATTGTGCTTGTAGATATCCAAGAAAAAGGTGATTTTGAAGAAGAACACTTAAAAGGTGCTCAGCCAACCTATGCATACCCTGTCAAAACCGATGCTGAAAAAGCACGTTTAGCAGAGCTTATTCCAAATATCAAACCGGATCAAAAAGTCATTATTATCTGTCCAAAAGGCGGTGGAGGGGCTGATAGAGCGTATGATTTTTACCTTGAAAAAGGGCTCAAAAAAGAGCAACTTTTTACGCTTAAAGGTGGTCAGTATGAGTGGCCAAGAGACCGCATCAAAGATGTCTTAGCAAAATAA
- a CDS encoding rhodanese-like domain-containing protein, whose translation MKLSKVLGALAVATLFKGALVAGIFSNYNYISPEETAELVRNNPSKVVIVDIQEKPGFEKEHLKGAQATYAYPVKTEDEKGRLEALLPTFKPDQKIVIVCPRGGGGADRAYDFYLSKGVKKEQLFTLTKGQEGWPREKITDVLEK comes from the coding sequence ATGAAACTCTCTAAAGTATTGGGCGCGTTAGCAGTTGCTACGCTTTTTAAAGGTGCGCTTGTCGCTGGAATTTTTAGCAATTACAATTACATTTCTCCAGAAGAAACGGCAGAACTTGTACGCAATAACCCTTCTAAAGTGGTAATTGTGGACATTCAAGAAAAACCAGGTTTTGAGAAAGAACATCTTAAAGGTGCACAGGCAACGTATGCGTATCCTGTGAAAACGGAAGATGAAAAAGGGCGTTTAGAAGCACTTTTACCAACATTTAAACCTGATCAGAAAATTGTTATTGTTTGCCCAAGAGGCGGTGGAGGAGCGGATCGTGCGTATGATTTTTACCTCTCTAAAGGTGTGAAAAAAGAGCAACTCTTTACATTGACAAAAGGTCAAGAAGGTTGGCCACGTGAGAAAATCACAGACGTGCTTGAAAAATAA
- a CDS encoding TVP38/TMEM64 family protein gives MFKPSKIAILLFSGVALTLIFICPQSRNYFFELVGLFQSLDIDKIKEYILSFGILAPLISFLLMVFQAILAPLPAFLITFANATLFGWVYGAALSWASAMVGALLCFYIAQFLGRDVVEKLTSKMALESVDAFFERHGVYAILIARLLPFISFDVVSYAAGLTSMKLRSFLVATGIGQLPATLVYSYVGGMLTGDAKTAVYGLLILFSVTILIYLIKRVYRGR, from the coding sequence ATGTTCAAACCTTCTAAAATCGCGATACTGCTCTTTAGCGGTGTCGCCCTTACCCTTATCTTCATCTGTCCACAAAGCAGGAACTACTTTTTTGAGTTAGTGGGACTGTTTCAAAGTCTAGATATCGATAAAATCAAAGAGTATATTCTCTCTTTTGGTATATTAGCGCCACTCATTTCATTTTTATTGATGGTCTTTCAAGCTATTTTAGCGCCATTGCCTGCATTTCTCATTACATTTGCCAATGCCACGCTCTTTGGATGGGTCTATGGAGCAGCTCTTTCATGGGCAAGTGCTATGGTTGGAGCACTCCTGTGTTTTTATATCGCTCAGTTTTTAGGACGCGATGTGGTGGAGAAGCTCACGAGTAAAATGGCACTAGAGAGTGTGGATGCTTTTTTTGAAAGACATGGTGTGTATGCGATTTTAATCGCACGATTGCTTCCATTTATCTCTTTTGATGTGGTGAGTTATGCTGCTGGACTTACCTCGATGAAACTTCGTTCATTTTTGGTGGCTACTGGCATTGGACAACTACCTGCAACGCTGGTGTACTCCTATGTGGGAGGGATGCTCACAGGCGATGCAAAAACGGCAGTGTATGGACTTTTAATTCTCTTTTCTGTCACTATTTTGATTTATCTCATCAAGCGGGTCTATCGTGGACGCTAA